One Anopheles marshallii chromosome 3, idAnoMarsDA_429_01, whole genome shotgun sequence genomic region harbors:
- the LOC128715420 gene encoding fibrillin-1-like translates to MLYLKIIVTGAVLLLAILSTVNAACSKTNVKTRMEIKNGKRVTVIDQPCCKGYKRVKLRCLPICSLPCENAKCTAPDVCTCNAGYEQLSNHRCIPHCSDCDNGICTKPGYCQCHTGYTRADNGTCVAECNNCMNGFCTLPDACQCNDSYELEELEGKRSCKPVCEGGCVNGQCVAPNECQCGVGFTLSPYGECVLPTTPAPRCPEGYVEENDGCRPVCSQPCQNGTCIGPDQCECFPGYSNDNSSSSFACEPVCNGGCSNGDCIVPGVCICHAQYGKIGDECIPLCERCTLGHCVQPNVCVCDRGYRLIDGDCEPICETECINAICTGPNACTCLPGYNYTDINALFDCLPVCEMECVNGRCVAPEQCECNKGYIPDEENTCIHPDDLCRIKCTNGHCRGAECICDEGYIKHPTDGHCEKTCPNGCTYGDCNGGECFCHDGYRLSLDNVSVCEPICGEDYDYSSPSCINGRCIRPNVCQCDEGYEFVDTNQTRCESVEELTRQRLAQERMAECRRKCRNGKCMAGECRCNEGFAHPEGNKLSCKPVCKEPCRNGTCIRPDQCECKTGFVFVEGSLSHCRSEEELLREAYERCRGRCRNGDCHGDQCLCMLGYKATDLDPYDCQPVCERPCVNGTCAGNDRCHCWEGYEMNPEDNHICNPICTATCINGDCIGPELCACRGGYIMVEDSNNSCVKEETPDERTARLRQLTCERECSNGWCDQGECRCVEGFYHENNNMFRCEPYCERPCEMGRCIGNNTCECLVRHELVEAFVCGPICSEDCVRGYCAAPDLCRCHDGYEMVNGSSNVCEPVCSEEGCTNGVCVGPNECSCLDGYYQDQDDPLLCHRELSVIQQMHEQSNSGGDYYKMSYIHYFIPVIAAVALIVAVLVVKMIVRNRQKDYHVGKLGNVQRRRKSTSNRASKRDTANRTTDYNDYNLVVLFPTESKENCVYFMPKPDSKTNELTKLNLEIETI, encoded by the exons ATGCTTTATCTGAAGATCATTGTGACGGGAGCTGTACTGCTCCTGGCAATCCTTTCAACCGTTAATGCCGCCTGCTCCAAAACGAACGT GAAAACGAGGATGGAGATTAAGAATGGTAAACGAGTGACGGTGATCGATCAACCATGCTGCAAGGGATACAAACGGGTGAAGTTGCGCTGTCTGCCGATCTGTTCTCTGCCGTGCGAGAATGCCAAATGTACCGCGCCGGATGTCTGCACCTGCAACGCGGGATACGAGCAGCTGTCAAATCATCG ATGCATTCCTCACTGCAGCGATTGCGATAATGGTATCTGCACGAAGCCTGGCTACTGCCAGTGCCATACCGGTTATACTCGGGCCGACAATGGCACGTGTGTGGCCGAGTGTAACAACTGTATGAATGGGTTTTGTACGTTACCAGATGCCTGCCAATGCAACGACAGTTACGAGCTGGAAGAACTCGAAGGGAAACGGTCTTGTAAACCTGTATGTGAAGGAGGCTGCGTTAATGGGCAGTGTGTCGCCCCGAATGAGTGTCAGTGTGGAGTAGGATTCACCCTTTCGCCGTACGGAGAATGTGTTTTACCGACCACACCCGCGCCTCGTTGTCCGGAGGGATATGTGGAGGAAAACGACGGGTGTCGTCCTGTATGCTCTCAACCCTGCCAGAACGGAACCTGCATTGGCCCGGACCAGTGTGAGTGTTTTCCGGGATATTCAAACGATAACTCCAGCTCATCGTTCGCATGTGAGCCGGTATGCAATGGAGGCTGTAGCAATGGAGATTGTATTGTACCGGGTGTTTGCATCTGCCATGCACAGTACGGGAAGATCGGCGACGAGTGCATACCGCTCTGTGAACGTTGCACGCTGGGACACTGCGTACAACCGAATGTGTGCGTTTGCGATCGGGGCTATCGGTTGATTGATGGTGATTGTGAACCGATCTGCGAGACGGAATGTATTAATGCGATCTGTACCGGACCGAACGCGTGCACCTGCCTGCCGGGGTACAATTATACCGACATAAATGcactgtttgattgtttgccgGTTTGTGAGATGGAATGCGTCAATGGGCGATGTGTGGCACCGGAGCAGTGTGAATGTAATAAAG GATACATACCGGACGAGGAAAATACATGCATCCATCCGGATGATTTGTGCCGCATAAAGTGTACGAATGGACATTGTCGTGGTGCGGAATGTATCTGCGATGAGGGCTACATTAAGCATCCCACCGACGGTCATTGTGAGAAAACCTGCCCCAATGGCTGCACGTACGGTGATTGCAACGGTGGTGAATGCTTCTGTCATGATGGTTACCGCTTATCGCTCGACAATGTGTCCGTGTGTGAACCGATTTGTGGCGAAGACTACGATTACAGTAGTCCCAGTTGCATCAATGGACGGTGCATCCGGCCGAACGTGTGCCAGTGCGACGAAGGGTATGAGTTTGTGGATACGAACCAAACCCGGTGCGAATCGGTGGAAGAACTCACACGCCAACGGTTGGCCCAGGAACGGATGGCCGAGTGTCGCAGAAAGTGTCGGAATGGAAAGTGTATGGCGGGTGAGTGTCGGTGTAATGAAGGATTTGCACACCCGGAGGGAAACAAGCTCAGCTGCAAACCAGTATGTAAGGAACCGTGCCGGAATGGGACCTGTATCCGGCCTGATCAGTGTGAGTGTAAGACAGGGTTTGTGTTTGTCGAGGGTAGCTTAAGCCACTGTCGATCGGAGGAGGAATTGCTGCGGGAAGCGTACGAACGGTGTAGGGGTCGGTGTCGGAATGGTGATTGTCATGGCGATCAGTGTTTGTGTATGCTAGGATATAAGGCAACCGATCTGGATCCGTACGATTGTCAGCCGGTTTGTGAGCGACCCTGTGTAAATGGAACGTGCGCCGGAAACGATCGCTGTCACTGTTGGGAGGGTTATGAAATGAATCCTGAAGATAACCATATCTGTAACCCGATCTGTACGGCTACTTGCATTAATGGGGATTGCATTGGTCCGGAACTGTGTGCATGTCGTGGAGGATATATCATGGTCGAGGACAGTAACAACAGCTGTGTAAAAGAGGAAACTCCTGACGAACGAACGGCTCGTCTACGTCAGTTAACATGTGAACGAGAATGCTCGAACGGTTGGTGCGATCAGGGCGAGTGTCGATGTGTGGAAGGTTTCTATcacgaaaataataacatgTTCCGCTGCGAACCATACTGCGAGAGACCATGCGAGATGGGCCGCTGCATTGGAAACAATACCTGCGAATGTCTTGTTCGGCATGAACTCGTCGAAGCATTCGTATGTGGACCCATCTGCAGCGAAGATTGTGTACGCGGATACTGTGCGGCACCAGATCTCTGTCGCTGTCACGATGGGTACGAAATGGTGAACGGTTCGAGCAATGTGTGCGAACCGGTGTGTAGCGAAGAAGGCTGCACTAATGGTGTTTGTGTAGGACCGAATGAATGCAGCTGCCTGGATGGGTACTACCAGGATCAGGACGACCCTCTACTGTGTCACCGAGAGTTGAGCGTCATTCAACAGATGCATGAGCAGAG CAACTCCGGTGGCGATTATTACAAGATGTCCTACATACATTATTTCATCCCAGTGATTGCAGCCGTCGCACTGATCGTAGCCGTCCTGGTTGTGAAGATGATTGTGCGGAACCGTCAGAAGGATTATCACGTCGGCAAGCTCGGTAATGTACAGCGGCGCCGAAAGTCGACCAGCAACAGGGCCAGCAAGCGCGACACTGCCAACCGTACCACCGATTATAACGATTACAATCTGGTCGTTCTCTTCCCTACAGAGAGCAAGGAAAACTGTGTCTACTTCATGCCGAAACCGGACTCCAAGACGAACGAGCTCACAAAATTGAATCTCGAAATTGAAACCATCTGA